The genomic region TCCGGCTCGGTGGCGCTGGCCACGATGCTTTCCTGAATCTTGTTGATGCCGCCAATGATTTCTTTCACGCGGGCGTCGTATTGCTGGGCCAGCACGGCATCGGTGGTCACCGCACCACCCATCACCATGTTGACCGCCGTTTCCGTCGCGCCGCGCCAGCGCACCGCGGCCACCACGCGGGCATCAATCTCCACCACAGCGTCCATGGCACGGGCCATGGTGGAGTTGCCACGGTTTTGGGCCACGCCCGACACCACGGCCATGGCAACCATCAAACCCAGAAACGCAAACCAGAGCTTGCGTGAAACAGAAATATTGTCGAGCTGCATCGTGTCTCCAGCGTTCAGATATGCATTCGGAGGCAAGGCACGGCGAATGCACCTTGCCATCCGAAACATTCAATTACAAACACTGGAAGCCTAAGCGACTGCGGCGCTGTGATGCACCGGTTTGACACAGGGAAAAACCCTCAGCACGCCCCTGCCCACACCACTTGTACGACAAGTTGGTCCTTGCACACGCGGGCTGCTGCCTTGATTGCGTCGCGCCACATTTGGCATTCGCATTGATCAAAACGTTCAATACACCAAACAAACTGGGCACTTTCTGCGCTGTTCATTGGCATTGGCTGACAGCAAAATTTTTCCATCACGCGCCCAATCGTTCTGCCAACAGGTTCCAGGAACCTGTTCAAACAGCCATCCTGGCTGAACCTGTCAACGCAGAGCCCTTTTTCACCGGGGCGTGAGCCAACAGGAGGAGACAACCATGGTGAACTATCTGGGCGTGGGCGGTGTCCGGCAACTGGTGCAGCGCACAGGCCTGCGCCAGTTTCTGGAACTGCTGACCGAAGCCATTGCGCACGACTACCGCCGCTGGGAGCAGTTCGACAAATCACCCCGGCATGCCATCCACTCCCCGGTCGGGGTGATTGAGCTGATGCCGACCAGCGATGGGCAGCTGTACTGCTTCAAATACGTCAATGGCCACCCCAAGAACACGGCCGAGGGGTTGCTCACCGTCACGGCCTTTGGCGTGCTCGCCGATGTGGACACCGGCTACCCCCTGCTGCTGAGCGAGCTGACCTTGACCACGGCACTGCGCACCGCCGCCATGTCGGCCCTGGCGGCACGCCACATGGCCCGGCCCGACAGCCGCAGCATGGCGCTGATTGGCAACGGTGCGCAAAGCGAGTTCCAGGCGCTGGCCTTCTACCACCTGCTGGGCATTCGCCGTTTGCAGTTGTTTGACGTGGATGCCGGGGCCACTGCCAAACTGGCGCGCCACCTGCACAGCCTGGGTCTGCCGGGGCTGGAGGTGCAGCGCTCCGCCAGCGTAGCCGATGCGGTGCGTGGCTGCGACATTGTGACCACGGTGACGGCCGACAAACGCAATGCCACCATCCTGCTGCCGGAGATGATCGAGCCTGGCATGCACCTCAATGCCGTGGGCGGTGACTGCCCCGGCAAGACCGAACTGCACCCCGCCATCCTGCAGCGGCCCGACGCGCGCGTGGTGGTGGAGTTTGAGCCCCAGTCGCGCATTGAGGGAGAGATTCAGCAACTGCCCGCCAGCTTTGCCGTCACCGAGTTCGCCCAGGTGGTGCAAGGGCATGCGCCAGGGCGCAGCCACGCGGGCGAAGTCACGGTGTTTGACTCGGTGGGCTTTGCGCTGGAAGATTTCTCGGCCCTGCGGTTGCTGCACAGCCTGTTGGGATCGCACCCCGACCTGGCAACTCCACTGGACCTGATTCCCGACATGCAAGACCCCAAAGATCTCTTTGGCGTACTGCAAGGCGCATCACACTTCAGCCCACAGTCGGCAAAAAACGCTGCCCCCGCCACTGCACCAACCAACACGCCAAAAGCGCCCCTTCCCTCCGTCACCACTCCACCTGCTGCAGAAGTCTTGAACACACCATGAACCACGCACCCCACCCGCACCATGCCCAACACCCCGAGGTGCTGCGGCCCGCCCGCCCCACCAGCCTGATTGGCGCCCCCACTGACGTGGGCGCTGGCGCACGCGGCGCATCGATGGGCCCTGAGGCCCTGCGCGTGGCCGGGCTGCAGGCGGCGCTGGAATCGCACGGCCTGCAGGTGTTTGACCGCGGCAACCTCAGCGGCCCGGCCAACCCGTGGCAGCCGCCGCTGGAGGGCTACCGCCATCTGCCCGAGGTGGTGCAGTGGAACCGGCTGGTGTACGAAGCGGTATACGCGGAGCTGCAGCTGGGCCACCTGCCCATCTTGCTGGGTGGCGACCACAGCCTGGGCCTGGGCAGCATCAGCGCCGTGGCCCGGCACTGTGCCGAAGTGGGCAAAAAGCTGCGTGTGCTGTGGCTGGATGCGCATGCCGACTTCAACACCAGCGCGCTGACGCCCAGCGGCAACGTGCACGGCAT from Acidovorax sp. DW039 harbors:
- a CDS encoding ornithine cyclodeaminase — protein: MVNYLGVGGVRQLVQRTGLRQFLELLTEAIAHDYRRWEQFDKSPRHAIHSPVGVIELMPTSDGQLYCFKYVNGHPKNTAEGLLTVTAFGVLADVDTGYPLLLSELTLTTALRTAAMSALAARHMARPDSRSMALIGNGAQSEFQALAFYHLLGIRRLQLFDVDAGATAKLARHLHSLGLPGLEVQRSASVADAVRGCDIVTTVTADKRNATILLPEMIEPGMHLNAVGGDCPGKTELHPAILQRPDARVVVEFEPQSRIEGEIQQLPASFAVTEFAQVVQGHAPGRSHAGEVTVFDSVGFALEDFSALRLLHSLLGSHPDLATPLDLIPDMQDPKDLFGVLQGASHFSPQSAKNAAPATAPTNTPKAPLPSVTTPPAAEVLNTP